The Desulfovibrio sp. TomC genomic sequence TTCTTTTCTTCTCTCCCCTTCTCCCTAATCCAGCTCGTATTCGCCGCGCCAGTCGCCGGTTTCGGCGTACTCGGGCTGGCCTTCCTTGCCAAACAGGCAGTCGCCCACGACCAGATAGTCCATTTCGGTGCGCATGAAACAGCGGTAGGCGTCTTCGGGCGTGCAGACGATGGGTTCGCCGCGCACGTTGAAGCTCGTGTTGACCACCACCGGGCAGCCATGGCGCTGGCCAAAGGTGGTGATGAGCTGGTGGTAGCGCGGGTTGGTGGCCTGGTGCACGGTCTGGATGCGGGCGGAGAAGTCCACGTGGGTGATGGCCGGCAGCTTCGAGCGGTTGACGTAGAGCCGGTCGAACATGGGCATCTGCCAGTAGCCGTCGGGCAGGGGAAAGCGCAGGGACTCGGCCACCGGGGCCACCAGCAGCATGTAGGGCGAGGGCCGGTCCTGGATGAAATAGTCCGAGACCGCCTCGGCGGCGATGGACGGGGCAAAAGGCCGGAAACCCTCGCGGTATTTGATCTTGAGATTGAGTTTTTTCTGCATTTCCGGGTTTCGCGGATCGCCCAGGATGGAGCGGCCGCCCAAGGCCCGGGGACCGTATTCCATGCGGCCCTGGAACCAGCCGACCACGTTGCCGGCGGCCAGCAGATCGGCCACCACGGCGCACAGATCGCCAAAGTCCTCATAGAGCGTATACGGCGCTTCCCGGCGAGCGGCCAGTCGCAGGGCGTCGGCCCGGGTGAACTGCGGGCCGAGGTAGGACCCGGCCATGCGGTCGAGCGCGCCCTCGGGCAGCGGCGTGCGCTCATGTCCGGCCCAGATGTGCCAGGCGGTCAGGGCCGCGCCAAGCGCGCCGCCGGCATCGCCGGCCGCCGGCTGAATCCACACGTCGTCAAAGATGCCTTCGCGCAGGAGCTTGCCGTTGGCCACGCAGTTGAGCGCCACGCCGCCGGCCATGACCAGGTTTTTGCAGCCGGTCAGTTCGCGGGCCGTCTTGGCCAGCCGGAGCACCACCTCTTCGGTGATCTGCTGGATGGCCAGGGCCATGTCCATATGCTCCTGGCCAAGCTCGGACTCGCCCGCCCGTTTGGGCAGGCCGAAAAGGGCCTCCCACTTGGCGTCGCGGCACATGGTCAGGCCGGTGGCGTAGTTGAAGTAGGCCATGTTGAGCAGCATCGAGCCGTCCGGGCGCAGATCGACCAGGGTCTCGAGGATCTTGGCCTTGTATTCTTCAACCCGGGCCGAGCCTTCGATGCCGTAGGGGGCCAGCCCCATGAGCTTGTATTCGCCGGAATTGACCTTGAAGCCGCAGTAGTAGGTGAAGGCGGAATAGAGCAGACCCACCGAGTGGGGGAAGTCGAGCTCGCGCAGGAAGGTGACGTCCTTGCCGCGTCCGAGGCCGATGGTGGTGGTGGACCACTCGCCAACGCCGTCGATGGTGAGGATGGCGGCTTCGTCAAAGGGCGAGGGATAAAAGGCCGAGGCGGCGTGGGACAGGTGGTGCTCGGGAAAAAGGATGCGCGGTTTGCCCTGGCCCAGTTCGGCCAGTTCCTCGCGCAGCATCTTTTTCATGAAGAGCTTTTCCTTGATCCACACCGGGATGGCCGACAGGAAGCTGCGCAGCCCGCTCGGGGCAAAGCCGTGGTAGGTTTCGAGCAGCCGCTCGAACTTGAGATACGGCTTGTCGTAAAAGGCGATGGCGGAGAGTTCCGCCAGTTCGATGCCGGCTTCGGCCAGCACGTAGGCTGCGGCCTTGCGGGGGAAATCGGCATCGTGCTTTTTGCGGGTGAAGCGTTCCTCGTGGGCAGCGGCCACGACCACGCCGTCACGCAGGAGCGCGGCAGCGGAGTCGTGGTAATAGGCGGAGATTCCCAGAATGTATTCGGCCATGCGCACTACCGGCTAAAACAGCGTGTAGATGAAGGGGGCCACGGCCGTGCCGCTGGTCAGGACCACCAGGACGCCGAAGAGCAGCAGCACCAGGATGATGGGCAGCAGCCAGAATTTTTTCCGGACGCGCAGAAAGTTCCAAAGCTCGCTTAAAAATTCCATGTGGCCTCCAAACGCCGCCCTGGCCGGTCGGTCAGGCGTGGGCAGCGGAAATAGTGGGATGTGGCGTGTTGGGGCTAAAACGGCTGTTCGATGTCGGCCGGGGTAAAGGCGTGGTCGCGAACCCGGAAGACCGAGGTTGTGTCCTTTTTAAACTGGCCAAGGCGCATCGGGTCCTTGCCAAGGACGCTGCGCAGCAGGCCCATGGGGGTGAGCACCAGCAAAAAAACCAGGGTCAAAAGCACCTTGGACATGACCGTGCCGAGCACATGGGACAGGCCGAACCAGACCTTGGCCGCCGGCTTGAAAAGCGACGGGGAGATCATGTCGAGCAGGAGCAGGCCGGCGGCGATGGTCACGTAGCGGATTTCCCGGGTGGCGAAAAACACGATGAGGCTGATCAGAACCAGGGCCATGCCGGTGTCCCGGGCCTGATCGCGCGTGGCGGAAAGCCAAAACGAGGTCTTTTGGCGCTTGTGTTCCAGTGATGACATGGGTTGGTTGCTCCGGATCAGGCGTTGGCGTCGGTCCGGCCCGAGGCCGGAGACAGGCTTCCCCTAGCCCGCAGCACGGGACGGCGTCAAGGGCGGCCGGCCCTGGCGAGGCCGGAAGTTTGGCCGGAGAGGGCGTGCGGGCAACGGGTCTGCCGGCACAAGGCTGTCCGGGCTGCCTGCATGTGGACCACCCTGGTCCCGGCTCAATCGTCGCTGCCGACCGTGCGCTGGCGCTTCTGCGCCCCGTGCCGCTTCTTGTCGTCCACCCGGCGGCGCTTGGCGGCCAGGGTGACACGGGTCTTTTTGCGGGGGGCAACCGGCGTCAGGGCGACGCGCAGCAGGGCGGCAAAGCGCTCCAGGGCGATTTCCCGGTTGGCGAACTGGCTGCGGGTGGACTGGGACACCACGCGCAGCACCCCGTCCTTGGCGATGCGGCCTTCCAGGGCTTGGCCGATGCGGGTCTTTTCGTACTCGGTCAGGCTCGGCGAGGCCTGCACATCAAAAAGCAACGTCACCTTGGTGCTGGTGGTGTTGACGTGCTGGCCGCCGGGACCGCCGCTGCGGGCGGCAATAAAGGAAATTTCGGCCATGGGAATGGCCACCCGGGCGTTGATACGCAGACTGTCCATGTCGTCCCCTTTAATTGAAGAGTGCCTCCGGCGGCCGGGAGGGGGTAACCCCCTCCCGGACCCTCCCTGCCAGGGATAAAGGGGCCTATGGACGCATGCCGCACCCCCCTTTCATACCTTCTTCCCGTTGGGGGGTCCGGGGGGATCATCCCCCCGGCCGCCGGAGGCATCTCCTGCCTTTTCTTCTCTCTCTACACTCTCGTAGCGATGGTCAGGCGCGGGGCGGCGGCCTGGAGCCGGCTGACGAGATCGGGCGGAAACACGGTCGGTCCGGCGGCGGCCAGGGCGTCGTCGGTGCAGCCGTCGGGTCGAAAGCCCTGGATGATCCAGCGTCCGGCGTCGGCTGCGGCCAGTTCGCCGGCCAGTATTGCCAGCTCGGCTTCGGTCAAAAGGCCGGGATGCCAGGTGGTGCGCGTCTCAAAGGGCACGCCGCTGGCCAGGAGCCGGGCGAGGCTGGCAAAGGCGGCCTCGCCGCTGCCGGGCACGCCGGTTATGCGGTCGTAGGCCGCCCTGGGGGCCTTGATGTCGAGGCCCACCCAGTCGCAAAGCGGCAGGATGTCGGCCAGGGCATCGGGGTACATGCCGGTGGTGTGCAGGCCGACCTTGAAGCCCATGGCCCGCACGGCGGTCAGCATGGGGACCAAGCCGTCCTGGAGGGTGGGTTCGCCGCCGGAAAAAACGACCGCGTCAAGGAGTCCCTTGCGGCCTTCGAGCCAGGCGAGCACCGAGGCGCTGTCGCGCTCGGCGTGGTCGGTGATCTCGCGCAGAGGTTCATTGTGGCAGTAGGGGCAGCCCCAGGGGCAGCCCTGGCAATAGACGACAGCGGCCAGGGCGTCGGGGAAATCGAGGGTGGAAAGGGGCGTCACGCCGCCGATAATCAGTCCGTTCATGGGGCGTCCCTTAGCGTTCCTGGCGACCGGGGGCAAGGGCGGGGTTGACCGGGGCGCGACCGGGTTGTGGGGTGGAGTTGGCGCAATAGTATCTAAGATTATATTGGCGAAGAAATGTCTGGTATATTGACTGTGTCAAATATGTTTTCTGTGAATATTTCTGATAAATGCAAAAGTGTGGTTATGTGAATCGAGGAAGGTAGGTTAGTGTCGATTTTTGTATTCGATCGATCAGCCCAGCATTGGTAATTGCTTCTGTAATAGTGTCTCGGTCAGCGGGTGGCGTATTTGGGCCAATTGTGATGTTCTTGATGAGAATGTTGACATCTACATCTACGTGTATGCCGCCTGATGGAACTTCAACGCCGAATTCTTCTGCAAGCCGAAGGGAAATTGCTAAGCGAAATTCTTGTTCGCTTTCAAAGAGACGATGCTTGTAGAAAAATCTATCGAGCATCCCCCTATAACAGCCAATATCTTGGGTTAGATCGATGTACTTGACGGAGCCAGCGTACATCTTTTCGGTCTCGTATTCCGGGTGCAGACGAAATGGTTTAAGTGCAGCGCGTATCCTCTCTGGAGTTGTCGTGATAGCTACACCTTTTTTCTCATCTGCATAAAGCCTCCACATAGCATCGCTTTCATACTCAGACCGATGCCAGCAATTGATTTTTGTCAATCGTTTTAATTCAGAAAAGGCGTAGTCTATATAAGTACGCTGAATGTCTGTTTGATGTTCTGGTGCAGAATCTTGACAAATATGAGTGGAACCTTCAAATTCATCAGAGAATTGACTGGCAGATGCAAAGTAAAGTTT encodes the following:
- a CDS encoding carbamoyltransferase family protein, which codes for MAEYILGISAYYHDSAAALLRDGVVVAAAHEERFTRKKHDADFPRKAAAYVLAEAGIELAELSAIAFYDKPYLKFERLLETYHGFAPSGLRSFLSAIPVWIKEKLFMKKMLREELAELGQGKPRILFPEHHLSHAASAFYPSPFDEAAILTIDGVGEWSTTTIGLGRGKDVTFLRELDFPHSVGLLYSAFTYYCGFKVNSGEYKLMGLAPYGIEGSARVEEYKAKILETLVDLRPDGSMLLNMAYFNYATGLTMCRDAKWEALFGLPKRAGESELGQEHMDMALAIQQITEEVVLRLAKTARELTGCKNLVMAGGVALNCVANGKLLREGIFDDVWIQPAAGDAGGALGAALTAWHIWAGHERTPLPEGALDRMAGSYLGPQFTRADALRLAARREAPYTLYEDFGDLCAVVADLLAAGNVVGWFQGRMEYGPRALGGRSILGDPRNPEMQKKLNLKIKYREGFRPFAPSIAAEAVSDYFIQDRPSPYMLLVAPVAESLRFPLPDGYWQMPMFDRLYVNRSKLPAITHVDFSARIQTVHQATNPRYHQLITTFGQRHGCPVVVNTSFNVRGEPIVCTPEDAYRCFMRTEMDYLVVGDCLFGKEGQPEYAETGDWRGEYELD
- a CDS encoding DUF5989 family protein, with protein sequence MEFLSELWNFLRVRKKFWLLPIILVLLLFGVLVVLTSGTAVAPFIYTLF
- a CDS encoding SxtJ family membrane protein, producing MSSLEHKRQKTSFWLSATRDQARDTGMALVLISLIVFFATREIRYVTIAAGLLLLDMISPSLFKPAAKVWFGLSHVLGTVMSKVLLTLVFLLVLTPMGLLRSVLGKDPMRLGQFKKDTTSVFRVRDHAFTPADIEQPF
- the arfB gene encoding alternative ribosome rescue aminoacyl-tRNA hydrolase ArfB, whose translation is MDSLRINARVAIPMAEISFIAARSGGPGGQHVNTTSTKVTLLFDVQASPSLTEYEKTRIGQALEGRIAKDGVLRVVSQSTRSQFANREIALERFAALLRVALTPVAPRKKTRVTLAAKRRRVDDKKRHGAQKRQRTVGSDD
- a CDS encoding anaerobic ribonucleoside-triphosphate reductase activating protein, yielding MNGLIIGGVTPLSTLDFPDALAAVVYCQGCPWGCPYCHNEPLREITDHAERDSASVLAWLEGRKGLLDAVVFSGGEPTLQDGLVPMLTAVRAMGFKVGLHTTGMYPDALADILPLCDWVGLDIKAPRAAYDRITGVPGSGEAAFASLARLLASGVPFETRTTWHPGLLTEAELAILAGELAAADAGRWIIQGFRPDGCTDDALAAAGPTVFPPDLVSRLQAAAPRLTIATRV
- a CDS encoding DUF2971 domain-containing protein, translated to MLIPDGFIIKWDEQLWRYFKQQHFISLLRTSKLYFASASQFSDEFEGSTHICQDSAPEHQTDIQRTYIDYAFSELKRLTKINCWHRSEYESDAMWRLYADEKKGVAITTTPERIRAALKPFRLHPEYETEKMYAGSVKYIDLTQDIGCYRGMLDRFFYKHRLFESEQEFRLAISLRLAEEFGVEVPSGGIHVDVDVNILIKNITIGPNTPPADRDTITEAITNAGLIDRIQKSTLTYLPRFT